The following coding sequences lie in one Paenibacillus durus ATCC 35681 genomic window:
- a CDS encoding RHS repeat-associated core domain-containing protein, giving the protein MFGYTGLGYDFTSSNTYARARYYEPEIGRFVSEDTYRGQIDDPQSLNLYTYVGNNPPKYTDPSGNCFWDACILEGTAAAALVEGGIFVIGASSIIIWNHSNAAPVEVPGTDKPKLTVIEGGRTLIIKIRLDRYLHQKFNLIRMRTGMIKIE; this is encoded by the coding sequence TTGTTCGGTTACACGGGACTGGGTTATGATTTTACCAGCAGCAATACGTATGCCAGAGCGCGTTACTACGAGCCTGAGATCGGCAGGTTTGTAAGTGAGGATACGTATAGAGGGCAGATTGATGATCCGCAGAGTTTGAATTTGTATACGTATGTGGGGAATAATCCTCCTAAATATACTGATCCTTCGGGTAATTGTTTTTGGGATGCTTGTATCTTAGAGGGAACTGCGGCTGCGGCATTAGTTGAGGGGGGCATATTTGTAATAGGGGCTTCAAGCATAATTATATGGAATCATTCAAATGCTGCTCCAGTAGAAGTACCTGGAACGGATAAACCCAAGCTTACAGTAATAGAGGGGGGAAGAACTCTAATAATAAAAATCAGACTCGACAGGTACCTACACCAAAAGTTCAACCTAATAAGGATGAGGACAGGAATGATAAAAATAGAGTAA
- a CDS encoding DUF6531 domain-containing protein, protein MIKRRYGRSLLQRWGKRLGPAMRYFLSVIIVLTGLPLLPNQDLPRAYADTSLQINPASFSSVYGGQAAVNFRFDNPDPTDPTQTSHDTVIKLERSGSTVATLNSGSYPTETNNTFVWNGKISGEPAPEGSYTIRVAPTRFPNNGNSGRVEVVNPKPPAPKGLQVIPNPASEKHIIRGIAEIGTKIELKMKRIRRVGDNTTFDDGRVETLVSGVEVKPRTSSWALDISADQTYFGDGVFPERTDNPASKYIGEWEIEVKLPAYEIAEIQAFATRDFDHKRSAGSETLRVLRYPAPSWGINWAVVASYYYNVIEKDAIVGKIGEIASFNGFPVEDCNDQICYGPIDEGVNLLIMNPQQAGEIGRKDDERIKEEFANRNGYPISDAFDPINLATGDFVFTQTNLSVQAVMPLDMTLTYHSRDRYDGDFGVGWHHSFERKLEFRENGVLYVISPEGARHRFDPAGDGRYEGPDGLYDTLVRNSDGTYTQQTPDRLTYTYRRDGKLYRIDDSNGNRIQLSYYGSLLTEIATEGAKLTLTYGSGGKIVRVTDNTGRHADYEYDAVNHDLTAMILPDGARIAYTYDEKHRMTGIKNPNETSELLNEYDDQDRVVRQRDFAGVWGDIEYIPDSKKTVTTDALGRKTVYEYDERYRKTAVTYDDGTTERFQYDKNDNMTRMTDRNGSEWDYQYDGNGNLIRAQDPEGYQTEIRYNDFNLPEEITDPLGRKTVLSYDGKGNLTAITDALGGVSKITVNDKGVPESTINAKGETTSIQNDPHGFASLFTDPLGNRQELVRDPLHRVTEIVDALGHRTKLQYDPRDRVTARIDALGHTERYEYDKDSNLIGYTDTGGSRTAYGYDSYARLSSETDALGNTTSYSYDKVGNMIEQTDAAGSKTVYEYDSSNRIASMTDPEGNVSTYEYDGNGNVIVVNQPNDSTIRIEYDKRNLPVKMTDAAGGVTTFSYDAAGQLTQEIDPLGHGVHYAYDALGRLTEEKDALGQVTSYGYDEAGQLVRTVKPNGAEWKLDYDARGMLVKVTDPLGQTSTMNRDALGQVTGLADEAGKVTSYEYDALGRVTRLVDPLGHVTELTYDARGQLTGLKDAKGQSTRYDYDALGRLLEVTNALGHTTAYKYDALGNITSKTDALGRVTTYGYNRRSELIREAGPLGRITELAYDSMGNMTGMTAPDGKLTSYAYDKLSRLTGIAYPDGKEVGYEYDAAGRRTRMTDELGTTTYAYDALNRLTQVTDSNQRTIKYDWTATGQRSRIEYPDGTSVSYQYDLLDRMTGVTDAEGRTTTYDYDARGLLVSKKLPTLGESTYTYDDAGQLLQLTHSNQFQKILEQLTYSYDPVGNRIRSERKSDGNDEEDSDENDSEERIVTDYAYDALNQLVEVQTQNPQSADQPAITRYKYDAVGNRMQKTSQWGELAQKESYTYDEADHLTELATDDEINDYLYDPRGNLLEVLQKRLQLPEVEEDDEHPSVTDDVYEAPSDKAAEVTGTAPLLAAKDAESWSEPESIEQYVWNGANRLIQQTNAKGDITRYAYDGDGNRMKMTIDYAHGGKGNGNGNGNGNGNGNNGNGNGNGNGNGNGNGNGNNGNGNGNGWDNCKVVPPGFIPPGLAKKCGQTDEEYPDLHPGGPRDGWEKQYKKEHWELNFTNDVSLALPEPLQVTEADSSKWKESYVYGAGGERLSMTYLPAYDDNNGWEPTPGAGGAEPGVQPKTLWYMQDALGSTLGLVEKDGRVSSRYHYDEFGVPQDAKKFDLNWPGPDNLFGYTGLGYDFTSSNTYARARYYKPEFGRFVSEDTYRGDIWNPQSLNLYNYVNNNPLRYVDPTGHQALEKSVEEAMKEFRLIIGGAGKGAKQGKKGGALGTIVGGIIGALFLNATPAGESQQSINQNKAERLNLPLISPEQLEKLNKNNGGFYAYRSINDVDIDMIAAGKGIIAKDPMGTWSAEEHILYGSDEEAWVNDPWLSTTADPTVAFNKYNGNRNGVIVIDLSKIQSNKLYFSILNLKPGTRAYKLAYEDKEILIKYSIPQSAIVGVIFSN, encoded by the coding sequence ATGATTAAGAGAAGGTATGGAAGAAGCCTATTACAAAGGTGGGGCAAGCGGCTTGGACCGGCAATGAGATATTTTCTATCCGTTATTATCGTACTGACGGGATTGCCTCTGCTGCCGAATCAAGACCTGCCGAGAGCCTACGCGGACACTTCGCTACAGATTAACCCTGCCAGCTTTAGTTCGGTGTATGGCGGACAGGCTGCGGTAAATTTCCGCTTTGATAATCCTGATCCGACGGATCCAACGCAGACATCTCATGATACGGTTATTAAACTTGAGCGTAGCGGTTCTACGGTGGCTACATTAAATTCCGGCAGCTATCCGACCGAGACGAATAACACCTTTGTATGGAACGGCAAGATAAGCGGCGAGCCCGCACCGGAAGGCAGCTATACGATTCGAGTAGCGCCCACCCGGTTTCCCAATAACGGCAATTCAGGGAGGGTTGAGGTTGTCAATCCGAAACCACCCGCGCCCAAAGGCTTGCAGGTTATTCCAAACCCGGCAAGTGAGAAGCACATTATCCGCGGCATTGCGGAGATCGGCACCAAAATTGAGCTTAAAATGAAGCGGATTCGGCGGGTAGGCGATAATACGACCTTTGATGACGGCCGGGTAGAGACCTTGGTTTCGGGAGTTGAGGTTAAGCCCCGAACGTCTTCCTGGGCGCTGGATATATCTGCTGACCAGACCTACTTTGGTGATGGTGTGTTCCCGGAACGGACGGACAACCCGGCCTCAAAATATATCGGGGAGTGGGAAATAGAGGTCAAGCTTCCCGCATACGAAATTGCGGAGATTCAGGCCTTTGCTACAAGGGATTTTGACCACAAACGGTCAGCAGGATCGGAGACGCTTCGTGTGCTTCGTTATCCCGCTCCTTCCTGGGGTATCAACTGGGCCGTTGTAGCTAGCTATTATTATAATGTAATCGAGAAAGATGCCATCGTGGGAAAAATCGGCGAGATTGCCAGCTTCAACGGCTTCCCGGTTGAGGACTGCAACGATCAGATCTGCTACGGTCCAATTGATGAGGGCGTTAACCTGTTGATCATGAACCCGCAGCAGGCGGGGGAGATCGGGCGTAAAGACGATGAGCGAATAAAAGAAGAGTTTGCAAACCGAAACGGATATCCAATCTCTGATGCGTTTGACCCGATTAATTTGGCAACAGGCGACTTTGTTTTTACACAGACGAACCTCAGCGTACAAGCGGTCATGCCGCTTGACATGACGCTTACCTACCACAGCAGGGACCGTTATGACGGTGACTTTGGGGTAGGCTGGCATCATTCCTTTGAGCGTAAGCTCGAATTCCGGGAGAACGGTGTGCTGTATGTCATATCGCCGGAAGGAGCAAGACATCGCTTCGACCCGGCCGGAGACGGCCGTTACGAAGGACCGGACGGCTTGTACGATACCCTTGTCCGCAATAGCGACGGTACCTATACGCAGCAAACGCCGGATAGGCTTACCTATACCTATCGCAGAGACGGAAAGCTGTACCGAATCGATGATAGCAACGGGAACCGAATTCAGTTGTCTTATTATGGCAGCCTGCTCACCGAGATCGCCACGGAGGGCGCGAAGCTTACGCTCACTTACGGATCAGGCGGTAAAATCGTCCGGGTAACCGATAATACGGGCCGGCACGCAGACTATGAGTACGATGCCGTAAATCATGATCTGACGGCGATGATTTTACCGGACGGCGCCAGAATCGCCTATACCTACGATGAGAAGCATCGCATGACGGGCATTAAAAACCCGAATGAAACGTCGGAGCTGCTTAACGAGTACGACGATCAGGACCGGGTTGTACGGCAGCGGGATTTCGCCGGCGTCTGGGGAGACATTGAATATATTCCTGATTCCAAAAAGACGGTAACGACGGATGCGCTTGGCCGAAAGACCGTGTACGAGTATGACGAGCGGTACCGTAAAACAGCGGTAACCTATGACGATGGCACGACCGAGCGGTTCCAATACGACAAGAATGATAACATGACCCGGATGACCGACCGCAACGGTTCGGAATGGGATTATCAGTATGATGGAAACGGCAATCTCATTCGGGCGCAGGACCCGGAAGGCTATCAGACGGAAATCAGATACAATGACTTCAATCTTCCGGAGGAGATCACAGACCCGCTTGGACGCAAGACGGTACTGAGCTATGACGGCAAAGGAAATCTCACCGCCATCACCGATGCGCTCGGCGGAGTTTCCAAGATCACAGTCAATGATAAGGGAGTTCCGGAATCAACCATTAACGCCAAGGGCGAGACGACATCGATTCAGAACGATCCGCACGGATTCGCCAGTCTGTTTACGGACCCGCTTGGCAACCGGCAGGAGTTGGTGCGTGATCCGCTTCACCGAGTCACAGAGATCGTGGATGCGCTCGGGCACCGGACGAAGCTCCAATACGATCCGAGGGACCGGGTTACGGCGCGGATTGATGCGCTGGGACATACGGAACGATATGAATATGATAAGGACAGCAATCTTATCGGCTATACCGATACTGGCGGTTCCCGAACCGCATACGGCTACGATAGCTATGCCAGACTGTCGTCCGAGACCGATGCCCTGGGCAACACGACCAGTTATTCGTATGATAAGGTCGGAAATATGATCGAACAGACGGATGCGGCAGGCTCGAAGACAGTTTATGAGTATGATTCGAGCAACCGGATCGCGTCCATGACAGATCCGGAAGGGAATGTCAGCACATATGAGTACGATGGCAACGGGAACGTAATCGTCGTAAATCAGCCTAATGACAGCACGATCCGGATTGAATATGACAAACGAAATCTGCCTGTGAAGATGACCGATGCGGCTGGCGGAGTAACCACCTTCAGCTACGATGCGGCAGGCCAGCTGACGCAGGAGATAGACCCGCTCGGTCACGGAGTGCACTATGCTTACGACGCATTAGGAAGGCTGACCGAGGAGAAGGACGCGCTGGGCCAAGTCACGTCCTATGGATATGACGAAGCCGGCCAGTTGGTCCGAACCGTGAAGCCGAACGGTGCGGAGTGGAAGCTGGATTACGATGCCCGGGGCATGCTGGTGAAGGTTACCGATCCTTTGGGCCAGACGTCGACAATGAATCGTGACGCATTGGGTCAAGTAACCGGACTGGCTGATGAGGCCGGCAAGGTAACGTCTTATGAGTATGACGCGCTTGGCAGGGTAACAAGACTCGTTGATCCGCTGGGACATGTGACGGAGCTCACCTATGATGCCCGTGGACAACTGACAGGTCTTAAGGATGCCAAAGGGCAGTCGACCCGGTATGACTATGATGCGCTGGGCCGCCTGCTGGAGGTAACGAATGCGCTTGGCCATACGACAGCCTACAAATATGACGCGCTAGGCAATATTACATCTAAAACGGATGCTTTGGGTCGGGTTACGACATATGGTTATAATCGCCGCAGTGAACTGATTCGTGAGGCGGGTCCGCTGGGACGTATAACGGAACTTGCCTACGATAGTATGGGCAACATGACTGGTATGACAGCGCCGGATGGTAAGCTGACCAGTTATGCTTATGACAAACTGAGCAGATTGACGGGTATCGCATACCCGGATGGAAAAGAAGTCGGTTACGAGTATGACGCTGCCGGCCGCAGAACACGGATGACGGATGAATTGGGAACGACAACGTATGCTTACGATGCCCTGAACCGTCTTACGCAGGTTACAGATTCTAATCAGAGAACGATTAAGTATGACTGGACGGCAACCGGTCAGCGCAGCCGGATCGAATATCCGGATGGCACTTCCGTCTCTTACCAGTATGATCTGCTGGACAGAATGACCGGAGTAACCGATGCCGAGGGCCGGACGACGACCTATGACTACGATGCCCGGGGATTGCTTGTTTCCAAGAAGCTTCCGACTCTGGGAGAGAGCACCTACACCTATGACGACGCTGGCCAACTGCTTCAGCTGACACACAGCAATCAGTTCCAGAAGATCTTGGAGCAGTTGACCTATTCGTACGATCCTGTCGGCAACCGTATACGCAGTGAACGGAAATCAGACGGCAACGATGAAGAGGATTCGGACGAAAATGACAGTGAGGAACGAATCGTAACGGATTATGCGTATGATGCGTTGAACCAACTGGTAGAGGTACAGACACAGAATCCGCAGTCCGCTGATCAGCCTGCAATCACTCGCTATAAGTATGATGCTGTGGGGAACCGGATGCAGAAAACGAGCCAGTGGGGCGAATTGGCGCAAAAGGAGTCCTACACCTATGATGAAGCGGATCATCTGACGGAGTTGGCGACCGATGACGAGATTAATGACTACCTGTATGACCCTCGTGGCAATTTGCTGGAAGTCCTGCAGAAGCGCCTGCAGCTGCCGGAGGTAGAAGAAGATGATGAACATCCTTCGGTAACCGATGACGTTTATGAAGCGCCATCTGACAAGGCTGCTGAGGTGACGGGTACTGCCCCGCTTCTTGCCGCTAAGGACGCTGAGTCATGGTCGGAGCCGGAATCCATCGAGCAATATGTATGGAACGGAGCCAACCGGCTAATCCAGCAAACCAATGCCAAAGGCGATATTACCCGCTATGCCTACGACGGCGATGGAAACCGGATGAAGATGACCATCGACTATGCCCATGGCGGAAAAGGGAATGGCAACGGAAACGGCAATGGAAACGGTAATGGTAACAATGGTAACGGCAATGGAAATGGTAATGGTAATGGTAATGGTAATGGTAATGGTAACAATGGTAACGGTAACGGAAATGGGTGGGATAACTGCAAAGTCGTGCCGCCGGGCTTCATTCCACCGGGACTTGCCAAGAAGTGCGGTCAGACGGATGAAGAATATCCGGATCTGCATCCGGGCGGACCGCGGGACGGATGGGAGAAGCAGTACAAGAAAGAGCACTGGGAACTGAACTTCACCAATGACGTCAGTCTGGCGCTGCCTGAGCCTCTCCAGGTTACGGAAGCAGACAGCAGTAAATGGAAAGAGTCCTATGTATACGGAGCCGGGGGCGAGCGCCTCAGCATGACCTACCTGCCAGCTTACGATGATAACAACGGCTGGGAACCGACGCCTGGAGCTGGTGGAGCTGAACCGGGTGTGCAGCCGAAGACGCTATGGTACATGCAAGATGCGCTTGGCAGCACTCTTGGACTTGTGGAGAAAGACGGACGTGTATCCTCACGCTACCACTACGACGAATTCGGCGTACCGCAGGACGCGAAGAAATTCGATCTCAACTGGCCGGGGCCGGATAACTTGTTCGGTTACACGGGACTGGGTTATGATTTTACCAGCAGCAATACGTATGCCAGAGCACGATACTATAAGCCTGAGTTTGGCAGGTTTGTAAGTGAGGATACGTATAGAGGGGATATTTGGAATCCGCAGAGTTTGAATTTGTATAATTATGTTAATAACAATCCTCTAAGATATGTGGACCCAACAGGCCATCAAGCATTAGAAAAGTCTGTTGAAGAGGCAATGAAAGAGTTTAGGCTTATAATTGGGGGTGCAGGTAAAGGAGCTAAACAAGGTAAGAAAGGTGGTGCTTTGGGAACTATTGTTGGAGGGATTATCGGAGCATTATTCTTAAATGCTACTCCAGCAGGTGAAAGCCAGCAATCAATAAATCAGAATAAAGCAGAAAGATTGAATCTGCCGTTGATTAGTCCTGAACAACTCGAGAAATTAAACAAAAATAATGGTGGTTTTTATGCATATAGGTCGATTAATGATGTGGATATAGATATGATAGCAGCTGGGAAGGGGATTATAGCAAAAGACCCTATGGGAACTTGGTCTGCTGAAGAACATATACTTTATGGGAGTGACGAAGAGGCATGGGTAAATGATCCATGGCTTTCAACCACAGCAGATCCAACAGTTGCATTTAATAAATATAATGGTAATCGAAATGGCGTTATAGTGATAGATCTTAGTAAAATACAAAGCAATAAACTGTATTTCTCCATATTAAATTTAAAGCCTGGTACTAGAGCTTACAAATTAGCTTATGAAGATAAAGAGATTTTAATTAAATATAGTATCCCTCAAAGTGCAATTGTTGGTGTTATATTTTCTAACTAA
- a CDS encoding S-layer homology domain-containing protein, producing the protein MRSVLKKCMVGLLVTGLLAAGTVSSGQPVSAETVYTYKDKLSSFTVEGSNVRISGTHVVWRSRAANYAGQIYYGNTDTGQKLEITSHGKPTDTPVVGVNGKGEPIVVWADKRDQNAGAGNLNWDIYSYNVKTRTESKLNTDVGQHRIPSIDGNYVVWQTNPQYEMYLYDLANGTLKDLGEGRDPIVGKGRIVYKGALDGDLYEYEISSGTSRKLLDLPGTSYVERFVFNGEEILWKQRDLDGNGKYTFLDLGVSNPQPVDLTQPVPPGKTEYAEMSISGGTAAWLEASGDKAIVRSADLATGNLYSLGVITPSQFIGFNGEELALVAGGKLASREIVRSESAASTAGGAALQPEGDLIGPGGGVAASGQAVRLVFEPGTFGKDTRVVLKPSRAVTAPNKAMTWLGVAWTWTSEAKLEKPALLTFELEQAAATADRANRTGIYRYNEDTGKWIYVGGTFDVSWRNIRTQVQEPGLYALFLYEPSFTDMKTHWAKDEVEVLASRWIVNGMNTGRFEPGQSVTRAQFAKMLVEAAGLRGPKQGTSSFKDVPAGHWASDAVEQAAAAGWIKGYEGSLFKPNASITREEMMVMLTNAASLRKEEPSEALNAYADAAKVHSWAQPSVLAAIKSGLIQGSGDRLNPRATCTRAEAAAVIYRWLGKKGEVFQ; encoded by the coding sequence ATGAGGAGCGTATTGAAGAAATGCATGGTGGGATTATTAGTCACGGGATTACTAGCGGCAGGGACAGTATCCTCCGGGCAGCCGGTATCCGCTGAGACGGTCTACACCTACAAGGATAAATTGTCCTCGTTCACTGTTGAGGGAAGCAATGTCCGAATATCGGGGACACATGTGGTCTGGCGGTCCAGAGCCGCAAATTATGCCGGACAAATCTATTATGGCAACACGGATACCGGTCAAAAGCTAGAGATAACGAGCCATGGCAAACCAACCGATACGCCTGTCGTCGGCGTTAATGGAAAAGGGGAGCCGATCGTCGTATGGGCTGACAAAAGAGACCAAAACGCCGGCGCCGGCAATCTGAACTGGGATATCTACAGCTACAATGTCAAGACAAGAACCGAGTCCAAACTAAATACGGATGTCGGCCAGCATCGCATACCTTCCATAGACGGCAATTATGTTGTCTGGCAGACAAATCCTCAATACGAAATGTACTTATATGACCTGGCGAATGGCACCTTGAAGGATCTGGGAGAAGGGCGAGACCCGATCGTTGGGAAAGGACGCATTGTCTACAAAGGGGCTTTGGATGGCGATCTGTATGAATATGAGATTTCGTCCGGGACAAGCCGGAAGCTTCTTGACCTGCCGGGCACCTCTTATGTAGAGCGGTTCGTATTCAATGGCGAAGAAATTTTATGGAAGCAGCGTGACCTGGACGGAAATGGGAAGTATACGTTTCTTGATCTGGGAGTAAGTAATCCGCAGCCGGTGGATTTGACCCAGCCGGTTCCGCCAGGCAAAACCGAATACGCGGAAATGAGTATTTCTGGCGGAACGGCAGCCTGGCTGGAGGCCAGCGGCGACAAGGCTATAGTACGGAGCGCGGATTTAGCGACCGGGAACCTGTACAGCTTGGGCGTTATCACACCTTCGCAATTCATCGGCTTCAATGGAGAAGAGCTTGCTCTGGTTGCGGGCGGCAAGCTGGCTAGCCGGGAAATCGTTCGGAGCGAATCGGCTGCTTCGACCGCTGGGGGCGCTGCGCTTCAGCCGGAAGGCGATCTTATCGGCCCGGGTGGCGGAGTGGCAGCGAGTGGACAAGCCGTACGGCTCGTGTTCGAACCGGGAACCTTCGGCAAGGATACACGAGTCGTATTGAAGCCAAGCAGAGCGGTCACAGCGCCTAATAAAGCAATGACATGGCTTGGAGTGGCCTGGACATGGACGTCCGAAGCGAAGCTTGAAAAGCCTGCCCTGCTTACCTTTGAATTAGAGCAAGCCGCTGCAACGGCTGACCGTGCTAACCGGACAGGCATTTACCGTTATAACGAGGATACCGGAAAGTGGATTTACGTCGGCGGAACATTCGACGTCTCTTGGCGGAACATTCGGACCCAAGTTCAAGAGCCTGGTTTGTACGCTCTGTTCCTATACGAGCCTTCATTCACGGATATGAAGACCCATTGGGCAAAAGACGAGGTTGAAGTGCTGGCATCCAGATGGATCGTGAATGGCATGAATACAGGACGCTTCGAGCCCGGCCAATCGGTTACGCGTGCCCAGTTTGCCAAGATGCTGGTTGAAGCTGCGGGTCTCAGAGGCCCGAAGCAGGGGACATCTTCATTTAAGGATGTTCCTGCGGGCCACTGGGCTTCGGATGCCGTGGAACAAGCGGCAGCGGCGGGCTGGATCAAAGGCTACGAAGGAAGTTTGTTTAAACCGAACGCCTCCATCACCCGTGAGGAAATGATGGTCATGCTGACGAATGCTGCGTCACTTCGGAAGGAAGAGCCAAGCGAGGCGTTGAACGCCTACGCCGATGCCGCCAAGGTCCATTCATGGGCCCAGCCGTCCGTATTGGCTGCAATCAAGAGCGGACTCATTCAAGGCAGCGGCGACCGTTTGAATCCAAGAGCTACCTGCACAAGAGCAGAGGCTGCGGCCGTTATTTACAGATGGCTGGGTAAGAAAGGGGAAGTGTTTCAATGA
- a CDS encoding aldo/keto reductase, producing MKYKQLGGTGLMVSEFCLGTMTFGGKNDPMSSVMGALDEQAAGQLVNKALEAGLNFFDTANVYGVGESEEILGRSLKGKRHEAVIATKVRFRMGPGPNQVGLSRGHIIQQAEESLKRLGTDYIDLYQIHAPDPLTDWEETLRALDDLVRSGKVRYIGCSNLQGWQMMKANGVSRQLGLHAFQTTQSYYSLAGRDVERDIIPVLQDQKMGLLVWSPLAGGFLSGKYTRDNQGGADDRRNKFDFPPVDREKGYVLIDVLQEIAKTRETSVARIALAWLLNQPAVTSVIVGAKRPDQLQDNLGASGIVLNEDELSRLDQVSRLQPEYPLWNPSVYIEDRYPIQK from the coding sequence ATGAAATACAAACAGCTAGGCGGCACGGGTCTGATGGTATCGGAATTCTGTCTCGGCACGATGACGTTCGGCGGCAAAAATGATCCGATGAGTTCTGTAATGGGGGCTCTTGATGAGCAGGCGGCTGGGCAGCTTGTGAATAAAGCGCTCGAAGCAGGCCTTAATTTTTTTGATACCGCTAATGTGTACGGCGTGGGTGAGTCGGAAGAGATTTTGGGGCGTTCGCTCAAAGGCAAGCGGCATGAAGCGGTGATCGCGACCAAGGTAAGATTCCGAATGGGGCCGGGTCCGAACCAGGTAGGATTATCGAGAGGCCATATTATCCAGCAAGCGGAAGAAAGCCTCAAGCGTCTTGGAACAGATTACATCGACCTTTATCAGATTCATGCCCCCGACCCGCTTACGGACTGGGAAGAGACCTTGCGCGCGCTGGACGATCTCGTTCGCAGCGGTAAAGTAAGATATATCGGCTGCTCCAACCTGCAGGGCTGGCAGATGATGAAGGCGAACGGCGTTTCCCGTCAACTGGGCCTGCATGCCTTCCAAACGACCCAATCTTATTATTCGCTCGCCGGACGCGACGTTGAGCGGGATATCATCCCTGTGCTTCAGGATCAGAAGATGGGCCTGCTTGTGTGGAGTCCGTTGGCCGGTGGATTTCTGTCGGGCAAGTATACGCGGGACAACCAAGGCGGGGCGGATGACCGGCGCAACAAATTCGATTTTCCTCCGGTTGACCGGGAGAAGGGTTATGTCCTGATTGACGTCTTGCAGGAGATCGCCAAGACGCGGGAAACCTCGGTCGCCAGAATCGCACTGGCCTGGCTGCTGAATCAACCGGCCGTCACAAGCGTGATTGTCGGAGCCAAACGTCCTGACCAGCTTCAGGACAATCTTGGAGCATCCGGTATTGTTTTGAACGAGGATGAATTGTCCCGTCTTGATCAAGTCAGCCGTCTGCAGCCGGAGTATCCATTATGGAACCCAAGCGTTTATATTGAAGATCGTTACCCAATTCAGAAATAA
- a CDS encoding MerR family transcriptional regulator, whose translation MSLNIQYTIGQVAEKSNLSIHTLRYYEKEGILPFIKRNESGIRIYEDEHIEWLKFICCLRDTGMSISQLKEFVELTVQGDATIEERIQMLELQKKTVQDQVNTLMSYIGMIDFKIDRYSKEKDGIKSTGQPE comes from the coding sequence ATGAGCCTCAACATACAGTATACGATTGGCCAAGTGGCAGAGAAGTCCAATTTGTCGATCCACACCTTAAGATATTATGAAAAAGAGGGCATCCTGCCGTTCATCAAACGAAACGAGAGTGGCATCCGCATTTATGAAGATGAGCATATCGAGTGGCTTAAATTCATATGCTGCCTCCGCGATACGGGCATGTCCATATCACAGCTGAAGGAATTTGTCGAGCTTACCGTGCAGGGCGACGCAACCATCGAAGAGCGTATACAAATGCTTGAGCTGCAGAAGAAAACCGTTCAAGACCAGGTCAACACCCTGATGTCCTATATCGGGATGATTGACTTCAAGATCGATAGGTATTCCAAAGAAAAAGACGGGATCAAGAGCACCGGACAACCAGAGTAA